The following is a genomic window from Platichthys flesus chromosome 13, fPlaFle2.1, whole genome shotgun sequence.
AACACAGAGGGTTGAACTTCAGAATAAGTGTCGGGTCGGGGTTGTGGTTTGAAGGATCTCTACCAACTTTACTAAAACACAAGTTTTTAGTTCCATCCAAATTATAAAGAGTAAACTTTGCCTAACTTGTATTAGCATGTTGGTTTAAAGAGTTTTAAATTTACACTTTCTAGTTAGAGCAGCTAGttaacttagcttagcataacaacaacaaaacctttGTACCTCTACAGCTAATTTACAAgttaaatctaaattatttACAAACAAAGTGTGAAAATGTCCATCAAGAAATACGATTCTAGGGGTTTTCAAGGATTTCAAAGTTTGGACACATTTATAAAACGTCATAATTCTAAGATGAGATCAGGAGCTCCTCCATGTGTGAAATCAATCTTCTTGCAAAATGATGAGCTATTTCTCAGACATAAAGATCTTTTAGGGTTTCATGAATGAGAATGTGACCCTTTGaccttcctgcccccccccccccccccccccagcaccgcGGAAGCTACAAGATGAGGCTGTACGAGCACTTCGACATGAGAGGTCAGATGATGGAGCTGACAGACGACTGCCCAAACCTCATGGACCGTTTCCGTCTGTCCAACTTCAACTCCTGCAACGTGATGGACGGCCACTGGCTGCTGTACGAGCACGCCCACTACAGGGGGCGCCACTACTACCTGAGTCCCGGCCAGTACAGTTGCTTCAACGAGTGGAACGGCAACAGCTCCCGGATCAGCTCCGTCCGGCGCCTCGCGGATCTCTAAAGACGGAAAGACGGTTCTCGTGAAGTGTCTCCTCTTTGCCTTGTTTCATACGCTGAATAAAATGGCGTCAGTGCTCAAGTGTTTTCAGTTCTGTTCTTGCTCTCTGCGTCTGGAGGGCTTGTTTCCCCAGGAGGACGTGACGGGGCCGGACCTCCTGACCCTCCTCAGCGCACTGAATAAAATACTCCAAGCACTGACACGCGGCCACAGCACGACTCCAGCCTCATCTCTTCAGAGCTGAAGCAAAGTCTCTCTTCACGTTTCACTCAGTCACGTTCCACCGACACAAAGACAACTTCAGATCTTCAGGTTTAATCCTATTCGTCCATTTAGTCGATGTCCCAGAGCTTTGATCACATCACATGATGAAAGCAACACGACAGCGTTTCATTGGACGAAGGGTTTTGATCTGTTTCCACATAAGTGAGCaaatcaaaatgtataaattataaCTTTTTACATGCAAACATTCATATTGTGCGAATACTGTTTATTAACCTGGACAAAAGCACACatctccaccagggggcagtggTAGAGTGTTTGTACTACACTGTAAAACAAAGACTATATCTTCTATAAcatgagaataataaaaaaatacacaaggtAAAGTCACTGTCAAAGATGttatcaataaaaacatgaaatattagaTATGttaaaaactattattttggaaataaaaataaaaatcactgtaaaaacaaaaataaaagtaacatTGAAATTTTGAATTATTGAGCAAAAACAGTTAGACGTAAATAATATATCCAGTGAGGCCAGTAACGTTGAAATTAAAAGTCATCCATGgtttcataattaaaaaaatcactaGAGCGAGCGTCACACTCCGGCCTCACCTGCACAAACATCAGTGGGTTCCTCCTCTTCAGGAACAACTCCTAGTTATTACAATATGAATGACACGTGCAGAGTCTGCACTTCACGTTCACTATATATGTGACAGGTGGGAGTCTTCAAAGAGCCGGATGATCACAGCACAGCAACATGGGGAAGGTAAACACCACAGCTCAGGATGACATGTGAACGATAACCGGGTTTCACTCTGCACAGTTTCACTCTTTCAATTTAAGGAAGTGGAATAATTCGGCCCAGAGGAGAAGTCGATCAAGCagaaaaattatgaattatttcatCACTCTCTGAACGTTATGATTTCCACGTCTAGATCATCTTCTACGAGGACAAGAACTTCACCGGGCGGCAGTTCGAGTGCAGCAGTGACTGTTCGGACCTGATGtgcctcctcagctgctgcagctcggtcCGGGTGGAGAGCGGCTGCTTCATGATCTACGAGGAACCCAACTACGCTGGAAACCAGTACTACCTGCGGAGGGGGGAGTATCCCGACTTCCATCACTGGATGGGCATCGGCGACTCCGTCAGCTCCTGTCGCTTCATCCTCATGGTGAGACACAGTTTCAACATAACGACAATAACCTAGACATAAACGTTAGCTACTTACgttaaggaggttatgtttctgtctgcatttgtttgttactTAGCAGGAAGTAGTGATAATTCTGGTTTAGTACAATATatcacaaaatgtcacattattaaattattagaGTTTCTTACAACAATTGCTAAGAGCTAATTCCGTGTTTGAGTCAGAGTTTTAGTTTTGGATGTTTAGTTATTTTTGGTGCAAAAACTGTTTTGAAATACTAAAGACAAAAGACATCGGTAATTGTAACTCGATGCTAAAAGCTACAAGGTCGTCAACAATGCTGTATAACATCAGAGTTAAGTGCTAACATCAGCCTCATGCTAACAATACCACTACTAGCATAATGACGCTAAACAGGTTCAACATGTTCGTCATCGTCGTCCTTCTTTCAGAAACTCAAATGACAGAAGATAGTTTAAATGTCATCGCACACAAATAAAGTCTGACTGATCGGTTGATTAACTGACTCCCGTCTCTAACCAGGAGCCCGGCTCGTTCAACATGCGCCTGTACGAGCGGATCGAGTTCGGGGGCCAGATGATGGACCTGGTGGACGACTGCCCGAGCGTCAGGGACCGATTCCACGTCAACGACATCTTCTCCTGCACTGTCACCAACGGAAACTGGCTCTTCTACGAGCAGCCGCACTACAGGGGCCGGATGTACCTGGTCCGGCCCGGGGAGTACAAGAGGTTCAGCGAGTGGGGGGGCAGGAACGCCAGGGTCGGCTCCATCAGGCGCATCATGGACGTCTGACCCCAGATCTGTGTGGAGACTGTGTACAGACCTCATGATCAGATAGTGGCGTACAAGACGATAGGAAGTACAAAATACTGCAACTAACAGACGCAGTAATATTCTGTCGTTGTACTGAAACAACACTAAGTGTCCTGAGAGACTTTCAAAATCAGAATGAGAACGATTGACATTAGGACGGACTCATGGAAAAGACTCATTGCAAAGAACTCACCTTAAACCAagaccacaacaacaacaacatttcatAAACCTTCATAATAAAGAAATCGCAAAGAGTCGTCATATCTCTAAATAGCCAATTTAGATTTAAGGAAAAACTCAATAGAAACGGTGGAAACCAAGAGTGAATTAATCTATATAATATGTTTGATGTGTTGGAAAATGAATGTTCTTCATCTGAAGTAAAATCACATCCTGTTCAAGTTGCTTCATGTCCGTTCCAGATTATTTGATAGAACCAGTCTCTCTCTAAATGATGGAGCAGATGATCATGTGTCGGCCTTTGTTAAATATCAGTTGGATCTTGCTGATGCAGGTCGCCCTCCGTGCATCACTCTATTGTACACTGGCATTTTCGGGATGAAATTGTGATGAACATGGAGGAAAGAACAAAAactcatcacccccccccccccccaccccccaccccgaTTCATCATCACTGAGAGGGATATATTAGAATGACAATACTTTATGCTGTGCAATCACACGGCCgccctttctttcttctgtttttataaagCAAAGTGGCTCGGCTCCGGCACAGCAGTCACCAGCGATGCAGTCTCATGCCAACACAGCCATGGGCAAGGTAGAGGGAATCAAACGCCGGGGCTTCACCCGCACCTTCTACTCGCTGCatggtttattgtgtttattcatcCTGTTCAACCGTTCCTTCCACAGATCATCTTCTACGAGGACAGGAACTTTCAAGGTCGCGCTCACGAGTGCATCAGCGACAGCGCCGACCTTCACTCCCTCTTCAACAGATGCAACTCCATCCGGGTGGAGAGCGGCTGCTTCATGGTCTACGAGCGACCCAACTACATGGGCAACCAGTACTACCTGAGGAGAGGCGAGTACTCTGACAACCAGCGCACCATTGGCATGAACGACTGCGTCAGATCTTGCCGTATGATTCCCCAGGTAGGTCCAAGAGCTGGTTTTCAGGTTTCCTTTGAAAGTTATGGTAGAATATAGATACATGATTAATAAATGCAGTGTTTTTTAGGAAATTCAGAGCTTGTTCTTTGTAGATTAAGACTTTAAGTATGAGTGGCGATTCCTGGACATCAATAAGAAGCATTTTTGTACCATTGGCAGTAACAGTTTTCTGTCCTGTGGCAGCACCGAGGTTCATACAGGGTGAGGCTCTACGAACGCTTCGACATGTCCGGCCAGATGCACGAGCTGGTGGACGACTGCCCCAACGTGCAGGACCACCTCAGCATGTCCGACTTCAACTCCTGCAACGTGATGGACGGTCACTGGCTGCTCTACGATCAGCCCAACTACAAGGGCAGGGCTCACTACCTGCGTCCCGGGGAGTACAGGAGATACAGCGACTGGGGGGGTGTCAGCCCACGGGTCGGTTCCCTCAGAAGAATCACTGACTTCAGCTGAACGTGTTTCAATGCATCTCTGACCCGAGTTCCACTGTCCTGTTCCCTCAATAAACTTTAGCTGCTTAATAAAACGTGAATGttgtactttgttttttttgcaagtTCTCAGCTTTGGTTTCTCGTCTGAACCTCAGATCACAAGAATTTACAGTGACCAGAATTATTATGTGTCTTATCCTCCTGAAAGCTGTTAGTGCAAATCCCTCCTCTTCAGTCACAACACAGAGAATATCACTATCACATATATCTACCATGGCTTCTGTTTATCTGTAGATTATCTCCTCCACATATTCATAAGGGGAACATTGACCTCTCCCAGTTTGCTCCCTGATGGGATTCAGCCTGTTTCTGTGGCGGCAGAATTTATCATCACAATTGATGttgaacacaaaacacaacatagaaagtgtgagagaggaaagtgaaatgaagaaatgaatATGAAGTAAATAGTAGAAGATGAGGATGATCTGTAGAGGAAGGACACAGGTGAAGTAagtaataacacaacaaacaggatgagaataattattatcatatcctaaaaatgtcaaaataaaactataaaatatgAGAATCATACACATCCAGTTCATTGTGcttatattaaaaaacacacattttaatcataGAATGTTCAAAATAACTAAAGTAAATTAAAGTTTTATCTGTTTGCAGATCAGCTTCTTTTAAATATCCTCCATTACAATGCTAAATGACAAATGTCAGTTATTtatgtcattaaataaattaaatactgATTATAAACATTACTGAAAACCTCAATaccatttaaatattaaaattaatttacattttaagactTTTATAACTTATAGTACTAATAAATTAAGTAGTTTAAAGTAAAACTAATACTTATTAACAAAATTGTAACATAATCGATGCTCATGCTACAAAAAACTAGCACAGAAATCCTCCAGGTGAGATTTACAtagtatatatatctatattttttattatatatatgtatatttataataagacccaatactgtttttttttcagtgtaggTATATATGAGCAATTAAATACAGATAAGA
Proteins encoded in this region:
- the LOC133967707 gene encoding gamma-crystallin M2-like, whose translation is MGKIIFYEDKNFTGRQFECSSDCSDLMCLLSCCSSVRVESGCFMIYEEPNYAGNQYYLRRGEYPDFHHWMGIGDSVSSCRFILMEPGSFNMRLYERIEFGGQMMDLVDDCPSVRDRFHVNDIFSCTVTNGNWLFYEQPHYRGRMYLVRPGEYKRFSEWGGRNARVGSIRRIMDV
- the LOC133967706 gene encoding gamma-crystallin 1-like, translating into MQSHANTAMGKIIFYEDRNFQGRAHECISDSADLHSLFNRCNSIRVESGCFMVYERPNYMGNQYYLRRGEYSDNQRTIGMNDCVRSCRMIPQHRGSYRVRLYERFDMSGQMHELVDDCPNVQDHLSMSDFNSCNVMDGHWLLYDQPNYKGRAHYLRPGEYRRYSDWGGVSPRVGSLRRITDFS